One genomic region from Vibrio sp. STUT-A11 encodes:
- a CDS encoding SH3 domain-containing protein, translating to MKKALIAIAVLLLLGGAGAGCYFVFMQKDQPEQAAEATSPKDRVKEAAPKPVMDLEAVPPETMEYYVIERQVSAYNKPDHNALVVDTIYKGEKVVVLEKSNGWYRISDYLVYEEGGEETAEWLDAKGLSDAEPVIKEQERLEILDGYLQKSDDLKENLEIFRNKTQLLLDDNTCEPEDFTELGGWVRSVTYKQRNVYFIYCGGLEQENKIYLDVDSGEIFYR from the coding sequence ATGAAGAAAGCGCTTATCGCGATTGCTGTTTTGTTGCTGCTTGGAGGCGCTGGGGCTGGTTGCTATTTCGTCTTTATGCAAAAGGATCAGCCTGAACAGGCAGCCGAAGCGACCTCTCCTAAAGATCGAGTAAAAGAAGCAGCGCCAAAACCGGTTATGGATTTGGAAGCGGTACCGCCTGAAACGATGGAATATTACGTGATTGAACGTCAGGTTAGCGCGTACAACAAACCAGACCATAACGCGTTAGTTGTTGATACGATCTACAAAGGGGAAAAGGTCGTCGTTTTGGAAAAGTCTAACGGTTGGTATCGTATCTCCGATTATCTCGTTTACGAGGAAGGCGGTGAGGAGACTGCGGAATGGTTAGATGCAAAAGGGCTTTCGGATGCTGAACCAGTGATCAAAGAACAAGAGCGCTTAGAGATACTCGATGGGTATTTACAAAAATCTGACGATTTAAAAGAAAATCTAGAAATATTCCGCAACAAGACACAACTGCTGTTGGACGATAATACGTGTGAGCCAGAAGACTTCACAGAACTCGGCGGGTGGGTTCGTTCCGTGACCTATAAGCAGCGCAATGTGTACTTCATTTACTGTGGTGGCCTGGAGCAAGAGAATAAAATCTATCTGGACGTCGATAGTGGCGAAATATTCTATCGTTAG
- the secD gene encoding protein translocase subunit SecD, translating to MKKTPKPAKSRKLLNHYSAWKYVVLIATIIILTLSAIPTWFGEQPSIQVTFSDQNQSEMSLVQLNQLFKTNHISTDRIIEKDGKTTIVFGSEDAQSKARVLLNKQLGKDDSITFSYVSVAPEWLSEMGFNPIKLGLDLRGGVQFLLNVDVNKAFEEQRDALIDEIKADLRDNRTRGVQVRAESGNRIAVNSESEKALAEVNQFLQQNYPGWVAKSSVRGFVLEPSEQNIQDFQSTTLQQNLKIMRGRIEELGITEALVQRQGKESIRIELPGVQDPAQAKNVIGATASLAFYEVKDASKAQSSQDLVLKDNDGRTVTLSKRPVLTGEHIVNARAGVDKMGMSEVNISLDHAGGKKMSDFSATHIGKPMATVYREYTTNERGVTERNERVISVATIQSQLGSQFRITGAGSMDEAQQLALLLRAGSLTAPVTIVEERTIGASLGAENIQNGFAALALGLGLTLTFMALWYRRLGWIANVALCANMLCLLGLIALLPGAVLTLPGIAGLVLTVGMAVDTNVIIFERIKDKMREGRSFAQAIDLGFDSAFATILDANITTMITAVILYAIGNGPIQGFALTLGLGLLTSMFTGVFASRAMINLIWGRDARRDVRV from the coding sequence ATGAAGAAAACACCAAAACCAGCCAAAAGTAGAAAATTACTAAACCACTATTCTGCCTGGAAATATGTCGTGCTTATCGCGACAATCATTATCCTGACGCTGAGCGCCATTCCGACCTGGTTTGGCGAGCAGCCATCGATCCAAGTGACCTTTTCTGACCAAAACCAGAGTGAAATGTCGCTGGTACAGCTCAATCAATTGTTTAAAACGAACCATATTTCCACAGACAGAATCATCGAAAAAGACGGCAAAACAACCATCGTTTTTGGCAGTGAAGACGCGCAAAGCAAAGCTCGTGTTCTGCTCAATAAACAGTTGGGTAAAGATGACAGCATCACCTTCTCGTATGTCTCTGTTGCACCAGAATGGTTGAGCGAGATGGGCTTTAACCCGATTAAGCTGGGCCTTGATCTACGTGGTGGTGTGCAGTTCCTGTTGAATGTTGATGTAAATAAAGCATTCGAAGAGCAAAGAGACGCACTGATCGATGAGATCAAAGCTGACCTGCGTGACAATCGAACACGCGGCGTACAGGTTCGCGCTGAAAGTGGTAATCGTATTGCAGTAAACAGTGAGAGTGAAAAGGCACTCGCTGAGGTAAACCAGTTCTTGCAGCAAAATTACCCAGGATGGGTAGCAAAAAGCTCAGTGAGAGGATTCGTGCTGGAGCCTAGTGAGCAAAATATCCAGGATTTCCAGTCCACGACTTTACAGCAGAACCTGAAGATCATGCGTGGCCGAATTGAAGAATTGGGTATTACGGAAGCACTTGTTCAGCGTCAGGGTAAAGAGAGCATTCGCATTGAGCTACCAGGTGTTCAAGATCCGGCACAAGCGAAAAATGTGATTGGTGCTACGGCAAGCCTGGCTTTCTATGAAGTGAAAGACGCAAGCAAAGCGCAAAGCAGTCAAGATTTGGTGCTAAAAGACAATGATGGTCGCACCGTGACACTGAGTAAGCGTCCGGTACTCACTGGGGAGCACATTGTGAACGCTCGTGCTGGTGTGGACAAGATGGGCATGTCAGAGGTAAATATCTCGCTCGACCATGCTGGTGGTAAGAAAATGAGTGACTTTTCTGCCACCCATATTGGTAAACCAATGGCGACGGTTTACCGTGAATACACAACGAATGAACGCGGTGTCACTGAGCGTAACGAACGTGTCATCAGTGTTGCGACGATTCAATCTCAGCTTGGCAGCCAGTTCCGTATTACTGGTGCAGGAAGCATGGATGAAGCACAGCAACTGGCACTTTTACTGCGAGCTGGCTCTCTGACCGCACCAGTCACCATTGTTGAAGAGCGCACAATTGGTGCTTCTCTTGGTGCCGAAAATATCCAAAATGGCTTTGCGGCATTGGCTTTAGGTCTAGGTCTAACGCTGACGTTTATGGCGCTTTGGTACCGCCGTTTAGGTTGGATCGCGAATGTGGCTCTGTGTGCCAACATGCTGTGTTTACTGGGGTTGATCGCTCTGTTACCGGGCGCAGTTCTTACTCTGCCGGGCATCGCAGGTTTAGTCCTTACGGTCGGCATGGCTGTCGATACTAACGTGATTATCTTTGAACGAATTAAGGACAAAATGCGTGAAGGCCGAAGCTTTGCACAGGCTATCGATCTTGGCTTTGACAGCGCATTTGCCACCATCCTTGATGCCAATATTACCACCATGATTACCGCTGTGATTTTGTACGCCATTGGTAACGGTCCGATCCAAGGCTTTGCTTTAACGCTAGGTTTGGGTCTGTTAACCAGTATGTTTACCGGCGTATTTGCTTCTCGAGCAATGATCAACTTAATTTGGGGCCGTGATGCCCGTCGTGATGTGAGGGTTTAA
- the secF gene encoding protein translocase subunit SecF: MVKILQQHIRRIRYFTTVVSLILTVIALAALGMRGLNLGLDFTGGMVTEIRIDKQLTNQDLLSALQPELGESTSVTRSGEEGRWVIRYSAPEQGQELPSVADVLKPISHQVDVVSNSIVGAQVGQNLFEQGGLALLVSVLTILAYLCFRFEWRLASGSLFALAHDVVLVLGFFALTQMEFNLTVFAAILAILGYSLNDSIIIADRIRELLIAKQSWKTEEINDQAVIATFPRTMVTSGTTLITVGALWIMGGSALAGFSTAMFIGVLSGTWSSISIGTVLPERLKLEPKHYLPVEIDSAP, from the coding sequence ATGGTCAAAATATTACAGCAGCATATTCGTAGAATTCGCTACTTTACTACCGTAGTTTCACTAATTTTAACTGTGATTGCGCTAGCCGCGTTGGGAATGAGAGGGTTAAACCTAGGCCTTGATTTTACCGGCGGGATGGTGACAGAAATTAGAATCGACAAGCAGTTAACCAATCAAGATTTGCTGAGTGCGTTACAGCCTGAATTGGGTGAATCGACATCTGTGACACGTTCTGGCGAAGAAGGTCGCTGGGTGATTCGCTATTCAGCGCCAGAACAAGGCCAAGAGCTACCAAGTGTTGCGGATGTATTAAAGCCGATTTCGCATCAAGTCGATGTGGTCAGTAACAGTATTGTCGGGGCGCAAGTCGGTCAGAACCTGTTTGAGCAAGGTGGTCTCGCGCTGCTCGTTTCGGTATTAACCATCCTGGCTTACTTATGTTTCCGCTTTGAATGGCGTTTAGCCAGCGGATCATTATTCGCCCTAGCACACGATGTGGTGCTTGTATTAGGTTTCTTCGCGCTTACTCAGATGGAGTTTAACCTGACTGTTTTTGCCGCAATTTTGGCGATTCTTGGTTACTCTCTCAATGACTCGATCATCATCGCTGACCGAATTCGAGAGCTGCTGATCGCGAAGCAGAGCTGGAAAACAGAAGAGATCAATGATCAAGCTGTCATTGCGACATTTCCTCGTACCATGGTGACTTCCGGAACCACATTAATCACAGTCGGGGCATTGTGGATCATGGGCGGATCTGCGTTGGCTGGATTTTCTACTGCCATGTTTATTGGCGTTCTATCGGGCACTTGGTCGTCTATTTCAATTGGTACCGTTTTACCAGAGCGATTGAAATTGGAGCCAAAACATTATTTACCAGTAGAGATTGATAGTGCGCCTTAA
- a CDS encoding LysE family translocator, with translation MNMTLLSMFIPTFFFVSITPGMCMTLALTLGMSVGYRRTLWMMIGELAGVALVSVSAVLGIAAIMLNYPWLFVALKFIGGGYLLYLGIEMWRSRGKLAINIETESTLPQDNWNLVIQGFVTAIANPKGWAFMISLLPPFIDQNAALAPQLAVLISIILMFEFICMSLYATGGKGLKRVLGHSKNVRLMNRVAGTLMMGVGVWLLMS, from the coding sequence ATGAATATGACATTGCTTAGTATGTTCATCCCTACCTTCTTTTTTGTTTCAATCACGCCAGGGATGTGTATGACTCTCGCACTCACGTTAGGAATGAGTGTCGGATATCGTCGCACACTATGGATGATGATTGGTGAACTCGCTGGGGTAGCGCTTGTTTCGGTATCGGCAGTGCTGGGTATTGCAGCAATCATGCTGAATTACCCGTGGTTATTTGTCGCACTTAAATTTATCGGTGGCGGATACCTGCTTTACCTAGGTATTGAAATGTGGCGTTCACGAGGCAAACTTGCCATCAACATAGAGACAGAATCTACCTTACCTCAAGATAACTGGAATTTAGTTATACAGGGTTTCGTGACCGCAATTGCGAATCCAAAGGGTTGGGCTTTTATGATATCTCTACTCCCACCATTTATTGATCAAAATGCTGCACTTGCGCCTCAATTGGCGGTTTTAATTTCAATCATTCTGATGTTTGAATTCATTTGCATGTCACTTTACGCTACTGGTGGAAAAGGGCTAAAGCGTGTATTAGGCCATTCAAAAAATGTACGTCTAATGAATCGTGTTGCAGGTACTTTGATGATGGGTGTGGGAGTTTGGCTATTAATGAGTTAA
- a CDS encoding SDR family oxidoreductase produces MNKVALITGSKGGIGSAISSQLVNDGFRVIATYNTGNYDCALEWFNSKGFTKDQVRLLELDVTDTAQCAETLALLLQEEGTLDVVVNNAGITRDGVFKKMTAEAWNDVINTNLNSLFNVTQPIFAAMCEKGGGRIINISSVNGLKGQFGQANYSAAKAGMIGFSKALAFEGARSGVTVNVIAPGYTGTPMVEQMKPEVLESITSQIPMKRLATPEEIAASVSFLVSDAGAYITGETLSVNGGLYMH; encoded by the coding sequence ATGAATAAAGTCGCTTTGATCACAGGGTCAAAAGGCGGAATTGGTTCCGCAATTTCCTCTCAACTCGTGAACGATGGCTTTCGAGTTATCGCCACTTACAACACTGGCAACTATGATTGCGCGTTGGAGTGGTTTAACAGCAAAGGGTTTACCAAAGATCAGGTTCGCCTTTTAGAGTTAGATGTTACGGACACTGCTCAGTGTGCAGAAACGCTAGCCCTTTTGCTTCAAGAAGAGGGGACGCTTGATGTTGTTGTCAACAACGCTGGTATTACTCGTGATGGCGTCTTTAAGAAGATGACCGCAGAAGCTTGGAACGATGTGATCAATACCAACCTCAACAGTTTGTTCAACGTTACTCAACCAATTTTCGCAGCAATGTGTGAAAAAGGTGGCGGACGTATCATCAATATCTCGTCGGTTAATGGGTTGAAAGGTCAGTTTGGTCAAGCCAACTACTCTGCTGCGAAAGCTGGGATGATTGGCTTTTCTAAAGCGTTGGCTTTCGAAGGTGCACGCTCAGGCGTTACTGTTAACGTGATTGCACCGGGCTACACAGGAACGCCGATGGTGGAACAAATGAAACCTGAAGTGTTGGAGTCGATTACCAGTCAAATTCCAATGAAGCGTTTAGCGACACCAGAAGAGATTGCAGCATCTGTTAGCTTCTTAGTGAGTGATGCAGGCGCATATATTACCGGCGAAACACTGTCGGTGAACGGCGGCCTTTACATGCACTAA
- a CDS encoding acetyl-CoA C-acetyltransferase produces MEKVYIVAAKRTPIGAFGGSLKNTSAGNLAAVAIKGALEAAKLGSDKVDEVIVGNVVSAGQGMGVGRQAAIFAGIPESVPAYGVNMVCGSGMKTVMDAVSHIRSGDAQVVVAAGVEVMSQIPFTVPSSVRDGNRMGNMEMKDLLITDGLTDIYNQYHMGVTAENVAKEVGITREQQDAFALASQQKAVAAIEAGKFKDEIVPVEVKQRRETVLFDTDEYPKANATLEGLSKLRPAFDREGTVTAGNASGINDGASAIIVASESAVQAHGLTPLAEIVSYAQSGLDPKIMGLGPVESVNKALKKADLTIQDIDVYELNEAFAAQALGVIHQLAETNQISVSAIQDKANFNGGAIALGHPLGASGNRILVTLVHELHKQDAQYGVASLCVGGGMGTAVILKAIK; encoded by the coding sequence ATGGAAAAAGTTTATATCGTAGCAGCTAAGCGTACACCGATAGGCGCATTTGGTGGCAGTTTAAAAAATACTTCGGCGGGTAACTTAGCGGCAGTCGCTATCAAAGGCGCACTCGAAGCTGCAAAATTAGGCAGCGATAAGGTTGATGAAGTAATCGTCGGTAATGTTGTAAGCGCAGGTCAAGGGATGGGTGTGGGTCGTCAGGCGGCAATTTTTGCTGGCATACCAGAGTCTGTGCCAGCGTATGGCGTCAACATGGTGTGTGGTAGTGGTATGAAAACCGTGATGGATGCGGTTTCACACATTCGCAGCGGTGATGCTCAAGTGGTGGTTGCTGCCGGCGTTGAGGTGATGTCTCAAATCCCATTCACGGTGCCGAGTAGCGTCCGAGATGGTAACAGAATGGGCAATATGGAAATGAAAGATTTGCTCATCACTGACGGGTTGACGGATATTTATAACCAGTACCATATGGGCGTAACTGCGGAAAATGTGGCGAAGGAAGTGGGTATCACTCGTGAGCAGCAAGACGCGTTTGCCTTAGCCAGCCAGCAAAAAGCAGTCGCAGCGATTGAAGCGGGTAAATTCAAAGATGAAATCGTGCCAGTGGAAGTGAAACAGCGCCGTGAAACGGTTCTTTTCGATACTGACGAATACCCGAAAGCCAATGCGACACTCGAGGGGTTGAGCAAGCTTCGCCCAGCATTTGACCGTGAAGGTACAGTCACAGCGGGTAATGCATCGGGTATCAACGATGGGGCGAGTGCAATTATCGTCGCATCTGAAAGCGCAGTTCAAGCTCATGGCTTGACTCCTTTAGCTGAAATTGTCAGCTACGCGCAGTCAGGTCTCGATCCGAAGATCATGGGTCTCGGACCTGTTGAATCGGTGAATAAAGCGCTGAAGAAAGCAGACCTAACTATTCAGGATATTGACGTATACGAGTTGAATGAAGCGTTTGCTGCTCAGGCACTCGGTGTGATTCATCAGTTGGCGGAAACCAACCAAATATCAGTAAGTGCGATTCAAGACAAGGCTAACTTTAACGGTGGAGCGATTGCATTAGGTCACCCACTTGGTGCATCAGGTAACCGAATCCTGGTCACTTTAGTTCACGAGCTTCATAAGCAGGACGCCCAATACGGTGTGGCTTCACTGTGTGTGGGTGGCGGTATGGGGACAGCTGTTATTCTAAAAGCAATTAAGTAA
- a CDS encoding phasin family protein, which yields MYTDFFKTFSDQTEKTLEPYLKFNKLVTKNVEVLTELQLNAMRTYSEMGITQMKAASEIKDVTSLTAFNSQQLSVLTKLSQQMMDDSNKLQSIAKEFKEDVEKMTSENLKTVTPA from the coding sequence ATGTACACTGATTTTTTCAAAACATTCAGCGATCAAACAGAAAAAACGCTAGAACCTTACTTGAAGTTTAACAAGCTTGTGACTAAAAACGTTGAAGTACTAACTGAGCTTCAACTAAACGCAATGCGTACTTACAGTGAAATGGGTATTACGCAGATGAAAGCGGCGTCAGAAATCAAAGACGTGACTTCTCTTACTGCGTTTAATAGCCAGCAGTTAAGCGTACTGACTAAGCTTTCTCAACAAATGATGGATGACAGCAACAAGCTGCAATCTATCGCAAAAGAATTCAAAGAAGACGTTGAGAAAATGACTTCGGAAAATCTTAAGACTGTTACTCCAGCGTAA
- the phaC gene encoding class I poly(R)-hydroxyalkanoic acid synthase, whose amino-acid sequence MFQHFFSDYLVKLQETNQQWWHDFEVNKAVVNSPLNKAMQEVNFEDTAKLYEQAANQPAAILKLQAEWWEQQLQIWQNVVLAGNQTQTIEADRGDKRFSHEDWQNEAMYSFIKQSYLLFSKTYLDTIESIEGLDEKAKERITFFSRQAINALSPSNFIATNPELLKLTIEQNGQNLLAGLEQFKEDVESSADILKVRMTNNNAFRVGEDVATTAGDVVFKNELFELIQYRPLTEKVNATPLLIVPPFINKYYILDLTAKNSMVRWLLEQGHSVFMMSWRNPGKDQAEVEFGDYVTEGVVKAVAAIEDITGQEQINAAGYCIGGTVLASTIAYYAAKRMKKRIKSATFFTTLLDFSQPGEVGAYINDVIISAIEAQNNAKGYMDGRSLSVTFSLLRENSLYWNYYVDNYLKGNSPVDFDLLYWNSDSTNVCAATHNFLLRELYLENKLIQDKGVKIGGVWMDLNKIKIPSYFVSTKEDHIALWQGTYRGALNTGGNKTFVLGESGHIAGIVNPPSKGKYGYWLNDTLDESAEEWLSNAERKDGSWWTHWNEWLLQFNPEEQVEPFPTGSEDNPVIDEAPGIYVKQVLPVK is encoded by the coding sequence ATGTTTCAACACTTCTTTTCGGACTATCTTGTAAAGCTTCAGGAAACCAATCAACAATGGTGGCATGATTTCGAAGTTAACAAGGCAGTCGTGAATTCTCCTTTGAACAAGGCTATGCAAGAAGTGAACTTTGAGGACACTGCCAAACTGTATGAACAAGCTGCCAATCAACCTGCTGCGATTCTTAAGCTACAAGCAGAGTGGTGGGAGCAGCAGTTGCAAATCTGGCAGAACGTCGTTTTGGCAGGTAATCAGACGCAAACAATCGAAGCGGATAGGGGCGACAAACGTTTTTCTCATGAGGATTGGCAAAATGAGGCGATGTACAGCTTCATCAAGCAATCCTATTTACTGTTTAGTAAGACGTACCTGGACACCATCGAGTCGATAGAAGGCTTAGATGAAAAGGCGAAAGAACGCATTACTTTCTTTTCCCGCCAAGCGATTAATGCCCTCTCCCCCTCTAACTTCATCGCAACCAACCCAGAGCTTCTAAAACTAACAATTGAGCAAAACGGTCAAAATTTGTTAGCAGGCTTAGAGCAGTTTAAAGAAGATGTTGAGTCTAGCGCGGATATTTTGAAAGTCCGTATGACCAACAACAATGCGTTCCGTGTTGGCGAAGATGTCGCAACCACCGCGGGTGATGTGGTTTTCAAAAACGAACTGTTTGAACTTATCCAATACCGCCCGTTGACGGAGAAGGTCAATGCGACACCTCTACTGATCGTACCGCCGTTTATCAACAAGTACTACATCTTAGATCTTACCGCGAAGAACTCAATGGTTCGTTGGCTGCTAGAGCAAGGACACAGCGTATTTATGATGTCCTGGCGAAATCCTGGCAAAGATCAAGCCGAAGTTGAGTTTGGTGATTACGTCACGGAAGGCGTGGTGAAAGCGGTAGCAGCAATTGAAGACATTACGGGTCAAGAGCAGATCAATGCGGCTGGCTACTGCATTGGTGGGACTGTTCTTGCTAGTACTATCGCCTACTATGCTGCGAAGCGAATGAAAAAACGCATTAAATCAGCGACGTTCTTCACTACGCTGTTAGACTTTTCTCAACCGGGAGAAGTGGGCGCTTATATCAATGACGTGATCATCAGCGCAATCGAAGCGCAGAACAACGCGAAAGGCTATATGGATGGCCGCTCTTTAAGTGTGACGTTCAGTTTGTTGCGTGAAAACAGCTTGTACTGGAACTACTACGTGGACAACTACTTAAAAGGTAATAGTCCGGTGGATTTCGACTTGTTGTACTGGAACAGCGACAGTACCAATGTCTGTGCTGCAACCCATAACTTCCTGCTTCGAGAGCTCTATCTAGAGAACAAGCTAATACAAGATAAAGGCGTGAAAATTGGTGGCGTTTGGATGGATCTGAATAAGATTAAAATCCCGAGCTATTTTGTTTCTACCAAAGAAGACCATATTGCGCTTTGGCAAGGTACGTATCGCGGTGCTCTGAACACTGGCGGCAATAAGACGTTTGTTCTCGGTGAATCGGGACACATAGCAGGTATCGTCAATCCGCCGTCTAAGGGTAAATATGGCTATTGGCTCAACGATACGCTAGATGAGTCTGCCGAAGAATGGCTCAGCAATGCAGAACGCAAAGATGGGTCTTGGTGGACACACTGGAATGAATGGTTACTTCAGTTCAATCCAGAAGAGCAGGTTGAACCATTCCCTACTGGCTCTGAAGACAATCCCGTGATTGATGAAGCGCCGGGTATTTATGTGAAACAGGTATTGCCTGTGAAATAA
- a CDS encoding TIGR02808 family protein codes for MSTLESVIWHILGYSAMPVIILSGFVGVAAVSLWVLSLGKDKNL; via the coding sequence GTGAGTACACTAGAATCTGTGATTTGGCACATCCTTGGATACAGCGCAATGCCAGTAATTATTCTATCTGGTTTTGTTGGCGTCGCTGCCGTTTCTCTGTGGGTATTGTCACTGGGTAAAGATAAGAACCTGTAA
- a CDS encoding NapC/NirT family cytochrome c, whose product MKILKAFWNRLKSPSKAAAGVVLFLGFAGGLLFWGAFNTGMEATNTEEFCSGCHAPIVAEIRETIHYSNRSGVRAICSDCHVPHEWTDKIVRKVQASKELFAHYVLRTIDTPEKFQERRGHLAEREWARMKKNDSLECRNCHEFDFMDYSQQGSRASAQHSTALASGDKTCVDCHKGIAHKLPDMHGVEGWQ is encoded by the coding sequence ATGAAAATACTTAAAGCGTTTTGGAATAGACTGAAGAGCCCGAGCAAAGCGGCCGCTGGTGTGGTTTTGTTCCTAGGTTTTGCTGGCGGTCTGCTGTTTTGGGGTGCATTTAACACGGGGATGGAAGCGACGAATACCGAAGAGTTCTGTTCGGGCTGTCACGCGCCAATCGTTGCTGAAATCAGAGAGACGATCCACTATTCAAACCGCTCAGGGGTACGAGCTATCTGTTCAGATTGTCACGTTCCGCATGAGTGGACAGATAAGATTGTACGTAAGGTTCAGGCTTCCAAAGAGTTGTTTGCTCACTATGTGCTTCGTACCATTGATACACCAGAGAAATTCCAGGAACGCCGCGGACATTTGGCAGAACGAGAGTGGGCTCGTATGAAGAAGAATGACTCGTTAGAGTGTCGTAACTGTCACGAGTTCGACTTTATGGACTATTCACAACAAGGCTCCCGTGCTTCAGCTCAACACTCAACAGCGTTGGCTTCTGGCGATAAAACCTGTGTCGATTGTCATAAAGGTATTGCACACAAATTACCTGATATGCACGGCGTAGAAGGCTGGCAATAA
- a CDS encoding nitrate reductase cytochrome c-type subunit has translation MKKLLVALLSVGALMTGIAQAELDNPGGTGGLESLRGMSQLEDTRAADEFKDFPKDQIVEDSFVYQPPLIPHSIRNYEVSLNANKCLACHSWKNAKASGATKISVTHYVNRQDAVLADVSPRRFFCLQCHVPQTDAKPLVENEFQSVDSLQ, from the coding sequence ATGAAAAAATTACTTGTCGCACTTCTATCTGTAGGTGCTTTAATGACAGGCATTGCACAAGCTGAGTTAGACAATCCGGGAGGCACTGGCGGTTTAGAGTCTCTACGTGGCATGTCTCAACTAGAAGATACTCGCGCTGCTGACGAGTTTAAAGACTTCCCAAAAGATCAAATCGTTGAAGACAGCTTTGTTTATCAGCCACCGTTGATTCCACATAGTATCCGTAACTATGAGGTTTCTTTAAACGCGAATAAATGTCTTGCCTGCCATAGCTGGAAAAATGCCAAAGCGTCAGGTGCAACAAAAATCAGCGTAACTCACTATGTTAACCGCCAAGACGCAGTGCTTGCTGATGTCTCTCCTCGTCGCTTCTTCTGTTTGCAATGTCACGTTCCGCAAACGGATGCTAAGCCACTAGTGGAAAATGAGTTCCAGTCCGTAGATTCACTTCAGTAA